The Athene noctua chromosome 25, bAthNoc1.hap1.1, whole genome shotgun sequence region CCTGAGCGTGGAGTCCGACATCAACGGCCTGCGCAGGGTCCTGGATGAGCTGACCCTGGCCAGAGCTGACCTGGAGATGCAGATCGAGAACCTGAAGGAGGAGCTGGCTTATCTAAAGAAGAACCACGAGGAGGTGAGCACAGAGCCAGGCTCAAAAAAGTCCAGCCTGAGCCCAGAAATAGGAGGTCAGGTCCAACCTTTCAGACTATGCTGAGTTGTGAACTGCGGGGAGGGCAGATGAGAGGTGCTGTAGGGGAGCAGAGATGCTGCGTTCTGGCTGACAGCTCATCCTCTCCGGAGCCTCTATAACCCCTCACCACTTGTCATTTCAGTAACGTCCAGTGTAGCTGTCAGAGGTTTATTAACAACCCCAGCAGCTTCAGGCCTGGAAGGTCTGTCTCCCGAGAAACGAAGCCAGCCACAGGCTCTGAGTTACTCCCTAAAGAATTAACAACTCAAATGGAGATTTCTTAAGAATCTGGATAATTTTCTCTCCGATTGTGGCACACAGGCCCCAGTTTGCTCCCCGTTGATCTGCCCCAGAAAGACCTGCTGCAGGATGCCCCCATTCCTGAAGAACTCCAGAGGAACATCTCTGCACGCCGGTGGTTGCAGGGCGTGAAGATGTGTCTCTTTTGCCGCAGGAGATGAACGCCCTGCGCGGGCAGGTGGGGGGAGAGATCAGCGTGGAGATGGATGCTGCTCCCGGGATCGACCTCACCAAGATCCTGGCCGAGATGAGGGAGCAGTACGAGAGCCTGGCGGACAAGAACCGCAGGGACGCCGAGCAGTGGTTCTTCAGCAAGGTGAGCCGGGGagccggcagtgccggggggcgCGGGACCGGGGCTGTGCCTCTCGCCGGGGCGGTGACGCACGGTTCTGCCTCCTCGCAGACGGAAGAGCTGAACCGGGAGGTGGCCATCAACACGGAGCAGCTCCAGAGCGGCAAGACGGAGATCACAGAGCTGCGCCGCACCATCCAGAGCCTGGAGATCGACCTGCAGTCCCAGCTCAGCACGGTACGAGGGGCCGGCTccctgcggggcggggggctcgcAGCCGCGCGGGCCGGGGCACGCAGGGGCGCTGCCAGCCCCACGCCGCCGCCCCCCTGAGCCCGACCCTCTCCTCTGGGCGCAGAAAGCGGCGCTGGAGGGCACCTTGGCCGACACAGAAGCCCGCTACGGCACCCAGCTGGCCCAGCTGCAGGCGCTGATCACCAGCGTGGAGGAGCAGCTGGGCGAGCTGCGCTGCGACATGGAGCGCCAGAACCACGAGTACAGGGTCCTGCTGGACGTCAAATGCCGCCTGGAGCAGGAGATCGCCACGTACCGCCGGCTCCTGGAGGGCGAGGACGCCCAGTACGTAGaggggctccctggggagggCGGCTCAGGAGGAGACGGGTGATAGcgaaggaaataaaaaaggaaccACCTGCCTGCGCTGGAGGCTGCTGTGAGCCCGTTTCCTGGCCCAGGGCATGCAGCAGGGTCTCCCCTTTCAGTCctagcccagcagagcccagtgGGTGTCACAGCACTGCGGCATCCCTGGGATCCAGCCCCCCCCTCGGAGCGGGTTCCATTGCTGCTCGCGCTGCCACACTCACCCTCACCAGTGTCCTCCTTCCAGATTTGTCACTAGGCAGTTTCCAGGAGGCATTTTAATCACATACTGGTACAAGAAGAAAAGGCGGGGTTTTAAATAACGATTATGTCTTAGACACTGCTCACTTTTTGCATTTCTGACCACTCTGTCTCTTTTCTCCTCCCGTAGCATGTCTTCCCACTACATCTCGCAGTCTGTGAAAGAAGGTAAGAACGTGTCCTGGCTGAAGCACTGATCACACGTGGCTCTGCCATATCCTTAGCCACCTTCTTAGCACGGCCTCTCTCTACTAATTTACTAAATTTATtactgtgttttcaaaatgtgaaTTGACATAAACCACTCTTGCAATGCACCACCACCTGTTTCAGGAGATTGTCTGTGCAGACTGAAGCCGTACAATAAAGTATTTTGGGGGAGGAATGTGGTGGTTGTACTGGCTTTCTGAGCACTTGCCGGTAATAACAAATCTACCCCTGAAAAACTGTAAGAcactttctccctccttccctgcaaaTAACGGCTCCTTCTTTCTCCATTGCAGCACCTGTAACTACCCGCCAAATCCGCACGATCTTTGAGGAGGTCCAGGACGGGAAGGTGATTTCCTCCCGTGAGCAGATCACCCAGTCTGCCCACTGAGGGGGCTGCGTGGTTTGCTGCAAACCTCGCAGAGCAAAGCAAAAGAAGATTCCAGCTTATGTGCTCTGGCTACGTAGATCACGAGAAGCGTCGTCTCTTCTCATCACACCCGCGCTTCCCTCACCCTTCCCTAAGCGCTGCGCCGCGTTCAGAAACCCAATAAAGCTTTTCTTCGTGCTCGTGCAAACCAGGGTCTTGTCTTGTTGCTCTGAGGAGCCAGACTGTCCCCCGCCGGGAGCTGTGGGACAAAGCTCCTCTCTGGAAGGAGTTAACGTTCTCCATCTCCGCGACGCGGCTGGGGGGCCCCTACACCGACCCTGCTGTGCTGCCCGAGACCCCGCTGCGCCGGTGCCGACAGCTGCTGGGGGCGGAGGTCTGGAGGGAACCGAGTGGGTGGGTGATGGGAGGTGAGGCCGGTGAGAGTCTCTATTTCACCTCAGATGTGTCGCTGAGACTTTCGGGTGGGGGCAAAGCGCTGCTTCCTCGGCTTCAATGTCCAGCAACAGCAGAGCTGAAGCTTTTAACTCAGGGAGTCCAAGCAAGAAAGTGAACAAAGCCCAGGTGACCCCGCCAGCACCCTGCGAACGCTCCCTGCCCCAGCTCGGCCTCAGCAGCCGCCGTGTGGTCCCGATCACAACCTGTGTGGTGAAACACAACTGAGCTGCAGATGTGGCAGGGACACGCGGGCTGATGCCCCTCCAGAAATACAAACCCAGCTTGGTTTATTTCTCGCTTCCAAAGGCACCGCTAAAGCGTGAGGAAAACAAGCGATGGGAGTCGGGGGGGGGCATGGTCTGGACAAGCAAAAAGATTAAAACTCCTCCGGGAGTTACTCCTGGCTCTCTGGATGTTGGTGGCTGCTCCTGAGGCAGCGGCTGGCGGTGCCGTCAGCTGGCCCGGCTGTTCCTGGAAAGCCAGTTCAGACACATTCTTGGCTGGATTCCACTGATTTATTACTTCATAAATCCGACTGCTAAATCGATGGGATGATTCAGAGAAATGTTACTGAACGTGTGTAATGAGCTGGCCACACAGTTTTAAAACCCTGTTCCAGAAAATCTGCCTGGGTTTTATGGGGAGATAAGTGAGAAttcagggggtttttttccaaaaaggatcCCTGCGGTGCCTCACCTGCACCACAAGCTGAGGTAGAAGGGTCTGGCGaggtcctgggctgcagccacACACCAGGGCTGCATCCCCCGTCCTCTGCACCTCGTGCGGAGCATCAGCTGCCCCTGCACCTCGCGCCGAGCCCTCACCAAACCGGCTTAAAGCGCTCCCAGCATCCCCCGACCTGGGGCTTTGGTTCTGAAGCGTAGTGCTGCCCAACAGGGATCTCACCTCCGCTCAGATTCCACCTGAGGACACGTGCACACAACCCAGGAGCGCTGTGGGCAGGAGAAGGGCTCCCCGGCGCTGCCGCGGCACGCACTGACGGTGCCTCGTGGATGGGCCGCGGGTGGGTAACGGGGCGCAATTCCTGACGGAGGCAATTCCAGCCGCAGCCCCACAGCCTGCGCCCTGTCCGCTCCCACAGCCGGGACGAGGGGCACGGCACAGCACGAGGGGCCTCTCCCCAGCCACGCTCCGCGCCCGGGGCTGGCGGAGGGCAGGCGTTGAGCAGCTCGGGCGCAGGCGCCTGTGAAGGGAAGGGACAGACACACCCGCAGGCAGCACCTGGGGCTCCCCAGGTCACCTCTGAGGGACCCACGTCCTGGCCTGGGTGGCACAGGGACCGTCACCCCTCTCGCAGCTCCTCCCAGCTCCCCACCCTGGTCGTGCCCCTGCGACACCCGGCGCGGGGATGCTGGAGGTGCCTCGCTGGAATTCATCCTTGCTTTAgatttttctcctggaaaagcCTGGGCACACCTGTGTTGCTATAGAAACAACAAATAATACTTTGCTAACAGAAGTTAATTAATGAGTAATTAAAACAGGGGATTTTGTTAGCGAAGCATTGCTACTGCAAATTGCGAGGGAGGTGTGGAAAACAGATGTTGATTCTCTCCTGCCTTAAGCATTAATAATAAGTCCTGACCTTAAGAAACCCGTTGAGGAGAGAGCTGCAGGTGGTGGCTTATGCAGACAGGCAGCGGCAGCTTGAGGCAGGTTTCAGAAAGTGGTATTTTATTCCAGAAAGAAGGTTCGACTTCTCAAGCTACACTGAGTTCATCTGACATAAAAAGACCACTTTAGACAGAGACATTCAGGTGCTGCTTTTCATCTCATTTTAGGGAACATTCCTCCGATAATCTGATAGCAGGGCAAAGTTTTTACACACGCTAAAATAAAGAGAGAAGTGGTTTTGTTCAGGTATTTTCATCTACCAGGTCTGCTGATATGTATGTCTGGAGCCAGAACTTCTCCTGAAGTAAGACAATATTGTCTGTTTAAACACCAATGTGCTGCCATGAAATGACTGCTGCGCCACAGAACCGGCATTCTGATTTTGAAACGTATCAAAAATAGGCTCGTAGTGTGCATGTGCTCACGGAACAGAGGCAGAATCTGCTTTAATAGCCAGCCTTTCCTTTAAGAGAGAGCGTGGTACAAACAATACGCAGTCATTTGTGGTTGTGTTCAATGGGAGATCACGTAAATAACGTATTAGAATTTTTAATATGTTGTTTCAAGTCTTAATTAACGCTTCATGATTTTAATTGCTGCCTTGTGGCATTATCAAAATATCATAGATATTTTGGGCAATGTGTGTTTTTATGACACAGCAGTTAAATAGGAAACAAAAGATGAAAGGAAAGCaatttcatataaaaaaagaaCCCGCTGTCACCGCGTGACGTTGGGGCAGTCCCTGGGTGTCGGGAGCTGAGGGCTGCGGCCGGGCCCTTCGCCCACGCCAGGGCTGAGGGGCTGGACTGGCCCGGGGGCTCTGGACTGGTTTTGTCACGGACGTTCCCCTTCCTCCGTGCCACCGCTGCCCGCAGCACGGACGGCCCATGAGTTCTGCCCGTCTGCATGCCCCGGGTGAAGGTGAGAAAATGGAAGTGAGGAGAAGCCCGTTCCTCGGAGCTGCCCATCCCAGCCGCCCCCACGCTGCTGCGCCCCTGCCACCGGGAGGGCGAGCGGCAAGTGGGCGCCCCGTCTCCTGGCGCTGACGCGACAAGATGCTGCTGCCGGGAGACTGAACCCGTCCTCCAGCCAGAGCAAACACGGCGGAGATTCCAGTTCTCCAGTTCTCCGAGTCGCACAGACTTGTCTCCGTTCACCAGTGGCTTCTCCATAGCAGCCACCTCCTGACAGTCCAAGGACACAGCCCACTCCTGCACCGTTTCCAGCTTTCTCCAGGTAGAGGGGAGGGAGTTGTGCCCTTAGAGCTGCTCAGAAAGTGCCTCCCTTGCTGATTTCCAGACTCTCTCCCCCCTCCTTTGGCAAACGATCTAAGGAAGAACTTGGCTGTTGGGGAGGGGTTGTTGGGGCCTGTCTGCGAAGACAGTCAGACACTTCACTGTGTACACACATGAGAAATATCTTCCCCTCCACACCCTGCATTATTAGCTAGTGACACTCAGATCTGCGGTTTCTGCCCATGAGGCAGGTCAGCGCGGAGAACAGAGCTCGACCATGCCTCCTGCACTCACTTTTTGAGCCTCTTTGCTCTTCAGAGGCAAAATCAGAGGTATCTCTCCTGAAGCTCTGTTTACATGGGAGCTGTAAATTCCAAACTCACACTGAAGTTGTCTGCCCCGTCACGACGGGCTGAGATGTTCATCACAGAAACCATCGTTAGCATTAGCTCCTAGGCTCTGTTCCTGTCGACTTCGCACTCTTGCTCACAGTGCTTAGAGACCAGGAGCTTTTTTCCTTACATCCTTCATCTACTTTATGTTATTCCACAATTTTTCCTGGAGCATCTCATAATTTTTAGGTTACGTCAGCTAGTAGCCATACCCTGCCCTTTCTCAATGGTTTGCCAGGCTCTTGTCCACAAAGAAGAACACAAACATCCACTGCTTATTGCCTTTTCCTATTCACCACCCTTGGGTAGTCTCTGGAGCAAAGAATTGAACAAGCCCTGAAGCATGAACTcccttttcattgctttttcatTACAGAACATCCCTCTCTCTGTGGATAAAAGACTGGACTTGCATTTCCAGGATGGCAGCCAAGTTCCTTCTAACCCCATTGTCCTCAGAGGGCTCTGCATGAACATTCAGGGCTCCAGGACACGGCTGCTGTCcctgcaggtgtgtgtgtgtgcaaccTAAAGACAGCCCCGACACTCTATAGCTGGGACAAAAGACACAGAGAAAGGGATGCTGACACGCTCCATCGAAACGCTGTCTGAACAGCTCTATTTCAGAGCTAACAGTacaaagcagcattaaaatgtaGCCCTGAGCAAGGAGCGTCCTACTTTGAATCACACCTGACTATTTACTTGGAAACGGAAGAAGCATAAAGACGCCCTTTGTGAGATAAAAAGTTTCTCGTGGAATATGACAAAAAGCATTAATAGAACAAAGGCAAAAATGACGATTCTGGAAGTTGGCTCAGATTTTAGGAGTGATGAAAATCATCGGGaatgcaaccaaaaaaaaaaaaaaaaaaaaaaaagcgccggCAACGCCTCCCGCCCGGGCTATAAAGGGCTCAAGGCAGGGGGAAGCGAGCACTCGCTGCCTGCGCTGCCGAGCCGGGTGTCTCTCGCCAGCCCTCCAGCCCCGCCAGCCTTCGCCATGAGCACCACCACTGTCAGGCAAtactcctcctccacctccctcaaGGGACTCGGTGGCCTGGGCGGGGGCTCCAGCAGGCTTTCCTCCGTGCGCGTGGGGGGCGCAGGGTACAGAGCCCCCAGCGTCCACGGAGCCTCTGGCAGCTACTCTGTCTCTTCccgcattgtctcggggctcggcagtGGCTATGGCGGCAGCTACTGCAGCAGCGTAGGAGGGGGCCTCGGCGGTGCCTTTGGGGGCAGCTATGGGGCCAGCTATGGGGCTGGCTTTGGGGGCGGCTTTGGGGGCGGCTTTGGGGGCGGCTTTGGGGGCGGCGATGGCATCCTCCCGGCTGGCGAAAAGGAGACGATGCAGAACCTCAACGACCGCCTGGCTGCCTACCTGGACAAAGTGCGTGCCCTGGAGGAGGCCAACACGGACCTGGAGGTCAAGATCAGGGAATGGTACAAGAAGCAGGGACCTGGTCCAGACCGCGACTACAGCCCCTACTACAGGACCATCGAGGAGCTCAGGAACAAGGTAGGATGCTTGTCATTGCCAAGACATCTTCATTGAAGTCACTTTTAAAAAGATGACCCTGTTCCTAAAAGCTGAAGGGAAGAGCACAAACAAATGACAGGTAACTGGTCTGAGATGGGAAAACAGGGGGAGCGTGCTTGGAAATAACAGGGATAATTTATGAACAGCGGGTCCTTGGTCATGTCCTGCACGAGGCACAAGGATGGGGTCTGTACTGACTGTTTCAGTGGAGGGAGAGAGACGGGGCAGGAGAGCAGGGTCAGGGCTGTCAGGGGCTGGCTCAGGTTGCCTGGTgccgcggggcgggcgctgccccaCCAGCCATCTCCCGCCTTCCCTCGatgctgctcctgccccaggcaCCTGCTCCCCTTGGCAGGCTCCTGCTTAGGCGCTGCAGGCAGGGACACGTTATCTCTTTGGCACTGTTCACTACTGGATGATATGCAAATGGAGACGCTAAGTCGTTCTCATAAATCCCTTACAAACCAGATCTTTTCTAGTCTGATAGGAGGCTCCAGGTAgaggttaaaaaagaaagaacctGCCCGATGGGATGGCTGGGTTTTGGGAGATGCAAACACAGACGCGAGTGAAATGCAGAAGCACGAACAGGCTGTGGCGGTGGCGGCTGCGGAGGTGCTGAAGTCAAGCGCGTGCCCCGCTCGGAAATGCAGCAGATGAAATCACGGCCAAGCTTGTTTCTTTgttcccagcagctccctggctgATCTTAGGCAAAGGCCCTTGAACAGAAGCACCAGACTCTGTCCTTCCCCTCCCACCCGCCACCGCTGTCCCCCCTCTGCCCACGTTACTCATCGTGGTGACATCCCCAGCAAGCTCAGGCTTGGTGGGAGGGCTGAGGGGTGGGCGCCGGGTGAGGACAGGACCtgccctgggaggggagggggcagcaggctgagggctcagggctcagccccgggggaATCACGTACCTACAGTTGTTCAGTTCCTTTAACCCTTCTCTTGGGCTTCGCCTCGGGGTGAAGGGCTCTTGCCCTCACGCACAAAGTTCTCTTCAGGTTCCAGGTGTGCTCTGACCTGGCGCTCAGACACATGTGGGGGCAGAAGCTGTCTCCAGATTCCAGAAGTGCCGGGTCCCGCAGAAACCCTCTGCTCGTGACCCGGAGGGAGGCAgacccttccctcccctcccgcACCGCAGCTGGGAAATCACCACATCAATATTCCCGGATTATTGCTTGGATATCCCCAGAAGCATCAGAACTCAGTGAGAGCTTTTCATTAGCTTGTGGCTACAGAAATTACCGCTCATTAAATGGCCAATCATTTTCAAAATCCCAGAACAAGAATTTGTACCTCGGGTGCAATTACGAAAGCCAAACTATTCAGGCACAAGACACTCCCTCCTCaacccttttttcctcccagctggGCTGTTCAGCATTGCCAGACAGAGCCCAGAGTGCTGCCAGGACTCTGAGCGTGGTGTGAGCGCCTGGAGATGCCGCTCCAGAGGGGACAACAGGCTGTGGCACGTGCGTGTGCCGGCGCCTGCACCCGACGGGCTCAGCGCCAGcgggagctggggcaggagcagcccgTCCCTCTCATCCTCTCTCTGTGCAGAGGCCGTGTGGAAGTTCAGCCCAACGCGTTCAGTGCTGCTCCGGCCCTTCTGAACGGGAACTCAGGCAGCAGCACGCCATTTTGGGGGACtgctttttcacttttctgttttgttttatccCCTGCCAGATTCTTGCTGCGACTGTCGAAAATGCCAACATCGTCTTGCAGATCGACAACGCCAGGCTGGCAGCGGACGACTTCAGAACCAAGTGAGTCCAACGCCTTTGAGAGCTCGTgtgagaagggagggaagagctgGTCTGCTTAAGGCTTTGCTCCACCAGGTCACTGCTCACCAACAGTGACACTGGGAATGTGCCCCTCTTCCCGGACACAGCGGTGCCCTGACAATCCTGCACTGCGGGGAGCTGTGCACGCACATTTAATAACAGATGCTGGGCAGAAATGCACCAAGCTggggaaggaaacaagaaaaatcttCTATCAGCTTGGCTCCACGGTGCgactgtgtgtgtgtccccaggtTTGAGACGGAGCAGGCTCTGCGCCTGAGCGTGGAGGCCGACATCAACGGCCTGCGCAGGGTCCTGGATGAGCTGACCCTGGCCAGAGCGGACCTGGAGATGCAGATCG contains the following coding sequences:
- the LOC141970355 gene encoding keratin, type I cytoskeletal 14-like isoform X6, whose amino-acid sequence is MSTTTVRQYSSSTSLKGLGGLGGGSSRLSSVRVGGAGGYGGSYCSSVGGGLGGAFGGSYGASYGASYGAGFGGGFGGGFGGGDGILPAGEKETMQNLNDRLAAYLDKVRALEEANTDLEVKIREWYKKQGPGPDRDYSPYYRTIEELRNKVLVATVDNANLLLQIDNARLTADDFRTKFETEQSLRLSVESDINGLRRVLDELTLARADLEMQIENLKEELAYLKKNHEEEMNALRGQVGGEISVEMDAAPGIDLTKILAEMREQYESLADKNRRDAEQWFFSKTEELNREVAINTEQLQSGKTEITELRRTIQSLEIDLQSQLSTKAALEGTLADTEARYGTQLAQLQALITSVEEQLGELRCDMERQNHEYRVLLDVKCRLEQEIATYRRLLEGEDAQYVEGLPGEAPVTTRQIRTIFEEVQDGKVISSREQITQSAH
- the LOC141970355 gene encoding keratin, type I cytoskeletal 14-like isoform X1, with product MSTTTVRQYSSSTSLKGLGGLGGGSSRLSSVRVGGAGYRAPSVHGASGSYSVSSRIVSGLGSGYGGSYCSSVGGGLGGAFGGSYGASYGASYGAGFGGGFGGGFGGGDGILPAGEKETMQNLNDRLAAYLDKVRALEEANTDLEVKIREWYKKQGPGPDRDYSPYYRTIEELRNKVLVATVDNANLLLQIDNARLTADDFRTKFETEQSLRLSVESDINGLRRVLDELTLARADLEMQIENLKEELAYLKKNHEEEMNALRGQVGGEISVEMDAAPGIDLTKILAEMREQYESLADKNRRDAEQWFFSKTEELNREVAINTEQLQSGKTEITELRRTIQSLEIDLQSQLSTKAALEGTLADTEARYGTQLAQLQALITSVEEQLGELRCDMERQNHEYRVLLDVKCRLEQEIATYRRLLEGEDAHMSSHYISQSVKEAPVTTRQIRTIFEEVQDGKVISSREQITQSAH
- the LOC141970355 gene encoding keratin, type I cytoskeletal 14-like isoform X3; the encoded protein is MSTTTVRQYSSSTSLKGLGGLGGGSSRLSSVRVGGAGYRAPSVHGASGSYSVSSRIVSGLGSGYGGSYCSSVGGGLGGAFGGSYGASYGASYGAGFGGGFGGGFGGGDGILPAGEKETMQNLNDRLAAYLDKVRALEEANTDLEVKIREWYKKQGPGPDRDYSPYYRTIEELRNKVLVATVDNANLLLQIDNARLTADDFRTKFETEQSLRLSVESDINGLRRVLDELTLARADLEMQIENLKEELAYLKKNHEEEMNALRGQVGGEISVEMDAAPGIDLTKILAEMREQYESLADKNRRDAEQWFFSKTEELNREVAINTEQLQSGKTEITELRRTIQSLEIDLQSQLSTKAALEGTLADTEARYGTQLAQLQALITSVEEQLGELRCDMERQNHEYRVLLDVKCRLEQEIATYRRLLEGEDAHILGEESPVTTRQIRTIFEEVQDGKVISSREQITQSAH
- the LOC141970355 gene encoding keratin, type I cytoskeletal 14-like isoform X7, which translates into the protein MSTTTVRQYSSSTSLKGLGGLGGGSSRLSSVRVGGAGGYGGSYCSSVGGGLGGAFGGSYGASYGASYGAGFGGGFGGGFGGGDGILPAGEKETMQNLNDRLAAYLDKVRALEEANTDLEVKIREWYKKQGPGPDRDYSPYYRTIEELRNKVLVATVDNANLLLQIDNARLTADDFRTKFETEQSLRLSVESDINGLRRVLDELTLARADLEMQIENLKEELAYLKKNHEEEMNALRGQVGGEISVEMDAAPGIDLTKILAEMREQYESLADKNRRDAEQWFFSKTEELNREVAINTEQLQSGKTEITELRRTIQSLEIDLQSQLSTKAALEGTLADTEARYGTQLAQLQALITSVEEQLGELRCDMERQNHEYRVLLDVKCRLEQEIATYRRLLEGEDAQYKRRAPVTTRQIRTIFEEVQDGKVISSREQITQSAH
- the LOC141970355 gene encoding keratin, type I cytoskeletal 14-like isoform X4 encodes the protein MSTTTVRQYSSSTSLKGLGGLGGGSSRLSSVRVGGAGGYGGSYCSSVGGGLGGAFGGSYGASYGASYGAGFGGGFGGGFGGGDGILPAGEKETMQNLNDRLAAYLDKVRALEEANTDLEVKIREWYKKQGPGPDRDYSPYYRTIEELRNKVLVATVDNANLLLQIDNARLTADDFRTKFETEQSLRLSVESDINGLRRVLDELTLARADLEMQIENLKEELAYLKKNHEEEMNALRGQVGGEISVEMDAAPGIDLTKILAEMREQYESLADKNRRDAEQWFFSKTEELNREVAINTEQLQSGKTEITELRRTIQSLEIDLQSQLSTKAALEGTLADTEARYGTQLAQLQALITSVEEQLGELRCDMERQNHEYRVLLDVKCRLEQEIATYRRLLEGEDAHMSSHYISQSVKEAPVTTRQIRTIFEEVQDGKVISSREQITQSAH
- the LOC141970355 gene encoding keratin, type I cytoskeletal 14-like isoform X2, encoding MSTTTVRQYSSSTSLKGLGGLGGGSSRLSSVRVGGAGYRAPSVHGASGSYSVSSRIVSGLGSGYGGSYCSSVGGGLGGAFGGSYGASYGAGFGGGFGGGFGGGFGGGDGILPAGEKETMQNLNDRLAAYLDKVRALEEANTDLEVKIREWYKKQGPGPDRDYSPYYRTIEELRNKILAATVENANIVLQIDNARLAADDFRTKFETEQALRLSVEADINGLRRVLDELTLARADLEMQIENLKEELAYLKKNHEEEMNALRGQVGGEISVEMDAAPGIDLTKILAEMREQYESLADKNRRDAEQWFFSKTEELNREVAINTEQLQSGKTEITELRRTIQSLEIDLQSQLSTKAALEGTLADTEARYGTQLAQLQALITSVEEQLGELRCDMERQNHEYRVLLDVKCRLEQEIATYRRLLEGEDAQYVEGPTSSRQVRTIVEEVQDGKVVSSREQVALTTR